Genomic DNA from Phycisphaerae bacterium:
CGGCCTCTGGCAAACCCCCGCCGCCACCGTCCACGCCGCCTTGCAGGAAGACGTCGACGTCCTCGGCGTCAGCCTGCTCTCGGCCGCGCACCTCACGATCATGCCCGAGCTGCGCCGCCTCTGCACCAACGCCGGCATTGCCCAGTTGCCCATCACCGTCGGCGGCATCATCCCCGAAGAGGACCACCAGGCCCTCCGCAACGCGCAGATCGACGGCATCTTCAACCCCGGCACGCCGACGCAGGTGATTGTCGACGCCTTTCGCAAGCTCGCCGCCGATTACCGCGCCCGCCGCGCTGCCGTCAGCGCCGCCCCCGACATCAAGACCCCCACGGGCCTCGCCCGCGCCATCACGCTCATCATGCAGGGTGACACCGACCGCCTCGGAAGCGTCCCCGCCCCTACCAATAACACGATCACGCTCGGCATCACCGGTTCCCCCGGCGTCGGCAAGAGCACCTTCATCGGCAAGCTCGCCCGCGGCCTCCGGGAACGCAATCACCGCGTCGCCGTCGTCGCCGTCGACCCCACCAGCCCGATCACCGGCGGCTCGGTCCTCGGCGACCGCCTGCGGATCATGTCGAACCAGCCCGACCACGACCTCTTCGTCCGCAGCCTCGCCTCTGAAGGCCAGGCCGGCGGACTCGCCCCGCACTGCGCCGAAATCACGCGCCTCTGTGCGGCGGCGGGTTACGACATCATCCTGGTCGAGACCGTCGGCGCCGGCCAGAACGACACCGACATCCGCAACCTTGCCAACCACGTGCTGCTGCTGCTCATGCCCGGCGCCGGCGACGCCATCCAGTTCGCCAAGGCCGGCGTGTTCGAAATCGCCACCGGCTACGTCGTCAATAAGGCCGATCTCCCCGGTGCCGACGTGACCGTCCGCCAGCTCCACGAATCGCTCGAAGACCAACGCCCCATCTGGCAGGTCAGCTCGCTGCGCAACGAGGGCCTGGCACCGCTGTGCGACTGGCTCGAGGAGCAGCTCTCGAAGTAGGCGCGCGCATGCCGCATCCAGCCCCCACCTCCGGAGCGGACCGAGCGCCGTTCAACCCGCGCTGGTTGCCCTGGGTCGCCATCCCTGCGCTGCTCCTGCTCACCGCCGTCCTGGCCGTGACCTCGCTGCTCGGCGACAGCGTCACTTATGACGAAACCAGCCATCTCACCGCCGGCATGAGCGTGCTGCAGACCGGCGACTTCCGTCTCGCGCCCGATCACCCGCCGCTGGCCAAGCTGTGGTGCGCCTGGCCGTTGCGGTTCATGGATACGCAGTGGCCCCCCGCCGACAACAAATATTGGCTCGCCGCCAACGTCTTCGCCTTCGGCCGCGTGTGGCTCTTCGAGCTCAATGACGGCCAACGCCTCATGACCATCGGCCGCTGCATGATGGTCATCCTGCTCCTTGCTACCTGCGCGACGACCTACGCGCTCGCTCGTCGTCTCTTCGGCCCGGGCGCGGGACTGCTGGCACTCGCGCTCGCGGCATTGAGTCCGACGCTGCTCGCCCACGGTCGGCTCGTGACGACCGATCTGCCGATCACGCTCGTCACGGCGCTGACGCTGCTGACCTTTGATCGCCTCATGGAGCACAACACGTGGGCGCGTCTGCTCCTGGCCGCCGCCGCCCTCGCCGCCGCCAGCGTGACCAAGATGTCCTGGCCGCTCGTGCTCCCGGCGCTCGTCGTGATGGCGATTGTGGCCATCGTTCGCCGCGTCCCCGCTGACAAACGTACTCGCCGAGCTCGCGCCGGCGCCGCGTTCGGCAGCCTTGGCTTCATGGCCTTCGTGACGTGGCTCGGCATCTGGACGTGCTACGGCTGGCGCAGCGCCGTTATCGCGCCAGTAGTGCCGACGGGCAACGTAGCGGCGACGCAGGCCCAGGTAAATCAAGCGAACGAGGCCCTGGCCCTGCAGTGGCACCGCGTCGTGCTGAATCCCGACGGCACACCGCGCCGCGGCTGGCTCCGCGCATTTCTGCGCTTTGCCGCCGACCACGGGCTCCTTCCCGACGCTTATCTGCTCGGCCTCGCCCAAACGCTGGAGGCCACGAGTCAACGCTACGCCTACCTCATGGGCGACTACTCCACCACCGGCTGGCGGTCGTACTTCCCGATCGCATTCGCGCTCAAGACCCCCCTGCCGACCATTGCCCTGATCGTGATCGGCGTCGCCACCCTC
This window encodes:
- a CDS encoding cobalamin-dependent protein (Presence of a B(12) (cobalamin)-binding domain implies dependence on cobalamin itself, in one of its several forms, or in some unusual lineages, dependence on a cobalamin-like analog.), with protein sequence MNRPIRVLIAKIGLDGHDRGAKLIVRNLRDAGMEVIYTGLWQTPAATVHAALQEDVDVLGVSLLSAAHLTIMPELRRLCTNAGIAQLPITVGGIIPEEDHQALRNAQIDGIFNPGTPTQVIVDAFRKLAADYRARRAAVSAAPDIKTPTGLARAITLIMQGDTDRLGSVPAPTNNTITLGITGSPGVGKSTFIGKLARGLRERNHRVAVVAVDPTSPITGGSVLGDRLRIMSNQPDHDLFVRSLASEGQAGGLAPHCAEITRLCAAAGYDIILVETVGAGQNDTDIRNLANHVLLLLMPGAGDAIQFAKAGVFEIATGYVVNKADLPGADVTVRQLHESLEDQRPIWQVSSLRNEGLAPLCDWLEEQLSK
- a CDS encoding glycosyltransferase family 39 protein codes for the protein MTSLLGDSVTYDETSHLTAGMSVLQTGDFRLAPDHPPLAKLWCAWPLRFMDTQWPPADNKYWLAANVFAFGRVWLFELNDGQRLMTIGRCMMVILLLATCATTYALARRLFGPGAGLLALALAALSPTLLAHGRLVTTDLPITLVTALTLLTFDRLMEHNTWARLLLAAAALAAASVTKMSWPLVLPALVVMAIVAIVRRVPADKRTRRARAGAAFGSLGFMAFVTWLGIWTCYGWRSAVIAPVVPTGNVAATQAQVNQANEALALQWHRVVLNPDGTPRRGWLRAFLRFAADHGLLPDAYLLGLAQTLEATSQRYAYLMGDYSTTGWRSYFPIAFALKTPLPTIALIVIGVATLVRFRLRSRAPTLVAGVLTFVIIYGLYAVFGHLNIGHRHLLPLYPLLFALASATTLSAASPLRERTSGSNPLPPGERAAGRSESGTSSQRPAAPLNPSDLARARIGWGLIGFALLWLLIANLQIYPHYLAYFNELIGGPAHASAYLADSNLDWGQDLLRLADYARAHPDEQVKLAYFGSAVPTRYLSCTALPSCMDFTPRADLSPGTYVVSITQLLGVYDPEIRPGFWNDVTRTAYARLGELAAAGTDAAQRAEAQREYGDLRAKRLISRLRERPPDARVGYSLFIYQLDTDHIARLTEP